From the Lactuca sativa cultivar Salinas chromosome 9, Lsat_Salinas_v11, whole genome shotgun sequence genome, the window ATTCATAATTGTTAATCGAATAACAGATAACATAAAACTATTTTGTATTTTATCAAAATAAAAATCAGAAAAACAATTATAGTAGTTAAATAAAGTAACAATATCTTATAATCTCTgagatttaattaattaacaatgtAGTCACCGTTAGACGCAAAGAGCTGGTGAGTTCGAAGCATATTGCCTGGAAAGTGACGCGATCGCTCTTTTTATATAACAGAAGAGATCATTAAAAAGGACAAAATAAAACGCCATTTTCGATCAAACAACTCTTCTGCGATTTTTCAAAGATCAATCAAAAAACGAAATGAAATTCAAAAATCGATTTTGAAAGAATATATGAAGTTCGGTAAGCAGATTTATCGACTGAGATTAACGACAACCGGCCAGTAAAACTTCAGAATGAATTTAGCTACAGCCGATTTGGCAATCAAGAAAAAGGTATCAATCGACCTCATTCTTGGTACAATGCAGCTATACTTGTTGAATGATAAATCAAACAGATGAAGATATTACTTAGATACAACTAATGCTCGATTTCGAGGAAAAGGATTCGTAGAAATCAGAGCGCCATGTGAGATGAGAAACCCTAGCTGTAAACGTTGGTTTATAAAGGCGTTTTGGGCGGATGAATATTGAATACCTACATATTTTGGGCTTACAGGCTTATTAGTTATTACAGGTTGGGCCTATCACTTACATGGATTTTAGTATGGAATAGTTAGGCATGTTTGATTTCAACAAATGATAAATACAAAATTTTAGTCGAGATAATTTTTGCCTTTTGGGTTAGAAAAAGACCACATACTAATTTTATGAGAGCTTTGTTATATTTGTGGTCTTTATGAATTGAAAATTGAAAACCTTGCTGAAAGTCTTTAAAATTTATAATTGAGATTGTAAAAAATAAAGATTAAGAATTTTTTTGAAATGACGAatatttattgtgttttttttgTCTAATTTTAAAAAGTTGGTTTTCTGGTAAACATAAACAAAAAGAATGATTTTTTACATGTCTTAATGAATATTGAAACCAAAACGATCGAGAATAAGATTGGATCGAAAAATAACCGGTCTAATCTCAAAAACACAGACCGCCCATGTTTATATGCATatccttctttttttttttgttaatcacATATTACTAATCATGCATTATCcaacttttttttcttatttctttcataaaaatttaacgtatcatttttaaaaaattttaatgTAAAGGCGACTTGACCAAACAGAAAAGACCGAAATTGGTTCTATAAAGACCGATCGAGCAAAAATTGGTATGAAAAAAGACAAGATTGTTCCGCTAACAGTTCCAAAAAGATTAGATTGTTCTAATATTGAGACCCACTGCGGAGTCATGGCAATTGATGTATTTGTGTTGTTTTCATGCGTCAGACATGATTTTGACACACAACACGGATACACAAAGAGAAATATGTTTTATCACCATTTTCAAGATGTAATAACGTCGTGTATTCGTGTCACGTTGTGTCGCACACGATTTATGTATTTGTGTCTTGAATTTTCAGGTCTACGTATAACCCTCGCCTCATTGTTTCATCATGAGCGCCCCATGCTCCTTCATCTCTTTCTCCTTATTCCTCCATACCCAACAACACCATCGCCTCCCACCGTCCAGTCTTTTGTCTATCCACCGACTCCCATTTACATTGTCAGCGGTCACTATCACACACCAATCTCACCACCCATCCACAAATTCCTATTTGTGATGTTCCATTCTTTAAATATTAGTGTCATTTTCAATTGGTACTCGTATCCAATAAAAAACTTCAACTCGTCAAAAACCACACATATTTCTTCACCGATAGGTGTTTTATAAACCTTGGTCGAATGAAAATTACTCTTTTTTTCATCTGATATTCATTGTGAGCTAAGTTTTTCATCATACTATTCTATGTATGTCTTGTGATCCAATCATTTTGCCCATTTCACCTTTAATATTATCGAGATAGGTTATGATACTTATTTGGACCAAGAGTTGGATTTCGTGTCAAATAGGGTTGCAAACAAGTTGAGCCGAGCTCAAGTCTGAGTCTAGTTAGGCTCAGCTCAGGCTCATTTAAGTTATACGAGACTCGGGCTCGAGCTCGactcgattcgagctttcttgTACTAAGCTCGACTCAAACTCGTAAAAAGTTATGCAAGTTCGGCTCAGGCATGAACTCAACTCGTTTTTTGTCTAACGTTCCTTAATAAGCTTAAACTCGGTTTCAAGCTCGTCATGAATCTCATTTATTAATACCCTAAATCCCTAATTCCCCAAATAGTTTTtactttaatatataaaaattataaatatatatatatatatatatatatatatatatatatatatatatatatatatatatatatatattatatagccTCGTTTAGGATTACAAACCTAATCGAGTttagtgacataggctcgagctcgagctcatttaataaacgagcttaatattaagttCGAGTTTaactcgggctcgtttaaaatcgatttcgAGTTAAGTTTTTAACAAGCCGGTCCCGAATAACTCACAAGTAGTTTTGCTTCTTTGCATCCGTAATGTCAAATTATGCGGATGAGTTATGATATTTGTGATGCTTACCATGGTTGGGAGTTGAATCTCATGTCAAACTAGTAAACTACTATCGGTGCAACATTTGAAAAGAAATTTTCCACGTGATGCAACATGTTAATTAGGTTTGAGAACATTAAAAGTTGGAGTCCGCGTACAAAAATGTAAGATCATGATCATCGTAACATTGACGGACTCCAAATTGGAAAGATACATTTCTTGAGTTGAGATATTATTTACATGTATACGCaacttatttaaatattttcatGATTCTCATTTCATGTGTTACCAAAAGATTAATTAGGAAATCAAAGTATGTTTTTAGTATATGGAATTGTTGTAATTAGATGTTACTATAATTTCTAAAACCATTTTTTTTGTCCGCATGATATTGTAGAAAATTCAACTTCAAACAATCTAATGTTTCAGATTATATATTTTCAGGGCAAATTTTACAAAAATCccttgtatatatttttttgtttaatcattaaagtttatttttttaaataactattgtaagttTTTTATGGTAATGAATTACAAAATAAAATGTAGAATAATTTTTCTAACTGATTTTTTttggattaaaagttttaattgttaaaTCGAACGAATTTAAACTATAATGacttataaaattaaaagttttatgtatttagtttttcctttttttctaaataaaaactttaagtgattaaattaaaaaaaaaaacacacacaataATAGCTTAataaaactaacaaaaaaaattgaaaagaacAATTagactaataataattaaaaaaaaaagcacAGGTACAATAATTAGCCTTATTTtaccttatttttttaactcgttATTCAATTCATCAGATGATTATTTAATGTGTGTAAATTTATAAAGTAAGATAAATTTATCAACTTTGTCTAGGAGGTCAAAAActttaatatataattttatattaaaatgtTATCATATTTTAGATATGAAAAAATGGTTCATTCGTTATTTGTATCCAATTAAAACATGTATTATTCACGTATTTTACAtttcaatatttttaatttttattttgaataGTCCATGTGATCGGCGACTTGTCGGAATTGCCAAATCCTCCCGTCGATTGCCGGAATTCCACAATTTGCTTTTATTTTCGGGTTTTTAATTATGAAATCTACCCAATAATATTTATTTTAGTATAAATAATTACAaggtatatttatatttatttaaaggttaagttttattttttatttttcactttTCCTAAATTTACAAAAGTTAAGCTCCTTCCGTTGATCGTAGATCTGAAGCAGACCAACACGAATCCGCTAACGGATTTGAGATCTAGTTGCTGTTTAGTTGCTGTTTGATGCAGATTCAAGTAAGTTTCACTTTAATTTCGTGTTTAGATACTGTATGATGTTCGACTAATTCAATAATTTAGGGTTTTCGCTGTGTTAAAATCTGTTATTTAGCTCATCGGAAGTGAGATCTTACTGTTTCGTCAACGATTATGTTCAATTTGGTTGCTTTTTTGTGTTAATTCGTTTGATTATCAATTAGAGATAATTTTGAAATCGTGTTGACCTAGATGAACTTTCCTGAACTGGTAATTGAGTTTAATTTGGGGGAAATTAGTTAGGGGTTTTGTAATTAAGCTTCTAATTAACTTGTTATTGAAATTTGGTTGTAGATTAATCATGCGAATGAGTAATTTTTGATCCAATCTTGGTTAATTATCCGCTTCATTTCGTAAATTACGCAAATTTGAAGGACGACAAATCGAAGTCATCATAAACACGAGACTAAAATGTgtcattttttattatttcttttgcaaacGTGTTATGCGTTTGTAGTTTTATGCTACCTGCTTCAATTCCTGTTTCTCTAGTTCCAATTTGAATGCATGCATctgagagttttttttttttttttgtaatttacaTTTTCTAGACATGGTGGATCATGAAACAGTAATTCAATTGTCTTGTAGGGCtgaaaacatttttcaaaatgGACCCAACAATAGAAGAAGCTCTTAGAGCTAAAGAGAATGCAGAAAAGCTATTCACAGTAAAAGATTTCACAGGTGCAAAACAGTTTGCTTTAAGAGCTCAATCTTTATGCCCTCAACTTGAAGGAATAGCTCAAATGGTGGCTACATTTGAAATATACGCAGCAACAGAGACCAAAATCAACCGTGAAATTGATTTCTACTCCATTTTCGGATTAGATCCATCTGCAGACAAATCAGTTCTTAAAAAAAGGTACAAAAAGATGGCTGTTCTTCTTCACCCTGACAAAAACAAAACAGTAGGAGCTGATGAAGCTTTTAAGCTTGTTTCAGAAGCATGGGCTGTGTTATCTGATAATGTGAAAAGACACGCGTATGATCTTAAAAGAAATAAACACTTATTGGCTTCACTTCATTCATCTGTCAATAACACAACAACACTTGACACTTTTTGGACTGTTTGCACTTCATGTCGTGTCCAATATGAATATTTAAGAAAATACGTGAACAAAAGACTTTCATGTAAAAATTGTCGAGGTGTTTTTGTTGCTGTTGAAACGGGAACAGCTCCTGTGACTTATACTCCATGGTCATATTCATCTGAAAATGGATACGCCACCACTTATGTACCAAGCACATCCGTTTGTTTTGGAAACGGGTATGAGTACAACGGGAATGTGTCATTCCAATGGAATGGGAATGGATATTCCGATCCGAATCCGAATCCCAATACCAACGGTTTACCTTCCAAATCCATCGGTAAATCAAAAGGGAATGAAAAACAACAGACGAGAGGGAACGAGACGAAGTTAGGTAGGCCTCCGAAGAAACGAAAGATAGAAACCGGAGACGGACCCCGGAATGGAATCGGGGAAACCGGAATCAGAGATTCCGAGTGTGGTGACATTCCGACGAGACAATACTCGTTTGCACCGGCGTTTGATGCGAGAAAGATGTTGATTGAAAAAGCGAGAACGGTAATCCGCGATAAGTTGAAGGAAATGAAACTGGAATCCGGTTTGAAGACCGAAAAGAATGGAAAGACATTGAAAAAAAGTAATtcgattccggttccggttccgattcCGATTACGGTTCCGGACCCGGATTTCCATGATTTTGACATGGATAGATCCGAAGAAGTTTTCAAACCAAAACAAATATGGGCGATATACGACGAAGAAGACGGAATGCCGCGTCTATACTGTATAATCCGCCAAGTCATCTCCGTGAAACCGTTTCAAGTCCACATCACCTACTTAAACTCAAAACCGGAACCGGAATCCGCAAACTCCGGAATCTCGAAATCCTGTGGAAGCTTCCGTGTTTCCCATTCCGACATCGTTGACCAAGTCAACATCTTTTCTCATCTATTGGGGCGGGAGAAAACCGGTAGAGGCGGATGTATTACGGTGTACCCGAAACGAGGCGACGTGTGGGCGGTGTACCGGAATTGGTCCCGGAAAACCGCGAAAGCGAGGCGGCAGTATGAGATGGTGGAGGTGGTTGATGATTACTCCGATAAGGTTGGAGTTTGTGTGACACCATTGGTTAAATTACAAGGTTATAAAACTGTGTATCAAAGGGGTCCCACAAAGAATTTGATTTCTAAAAAAGAAATGATGAAATTTTCACATCAAGTTCCGGCTTGTTTGTTGAAAGGTCAAGCTTTGAATTTACCGGATGGGTGTTGGGATCTTGACCCAGCGGCTACACCGGAGCAACTTTTGAAGGCGGCaatggaggtggtggaggaggaggaggggaaGAGAGGAGGGTGTTTTGGTAATTTGGTTTGAGATTGATAGTGTATAGATGGAAAACAAATAGGGATGGGGGGCAATTGGTGGGAAATTTAGGTAGGTGGAAGTAAGTGGTTGGGATCATAAGGTGATCCACGGCAGCCGGAGCCGGAGCTGAAATTTGGGTTTTTAAGATGTTGGTTGAGAAACTTTGTACTAATTAATTACTTATTTTATGAGTTAATTATTTACCTTTGAGTTTTAGATGTGTTAATTATTAgttttttacttttacttttacttttacatCCATGATGCAATTATTTTAGACTTCTTCGTTTTTATTTAGAAACACAATTCGTCGAAATTCCAAATATTGGTTTCTGTAAATTGAGGCTGACATTAGTAATTTAAGTAAACCATTTGCGAAATGCCGAAATTTGTTAAATTTACAATAAAAGTTTGTAGAAAATAGTACAAAGTATGAGAAAATAAGATTTCGTTGAAGAGCAACGAAGTTTTATAATTTTCTGAAATGTCAAAATTTTGGTTGCTTAAAGCTTTTTCATTTTATTTGGGAATCATTCTGTCATATATTACATCTGCACCACAAATATTTGTCTAAAATAAAGACAATTAAGTCATCAAAGAATGTCGACAAAGGGAAAGAAGTTGCATGTTCCTTCAATAATACGGACAAAGATAATCATCGCTGAGACGACGATTgccattttttttttgtcaacaaTCAATTTTCTGAATTTTCTTTTCCCAATGAATAAATATAAGTGTTACacaattaacactttcccaatgAATAAATATAAGTGTTACACAATTAACACGATGATGTCCGATTATATAAAAACTACTATCGATAGTTATGAAAAAGTGTAGTAGATAGATGTGGAAAGTGCAAAGATATTAATGTATGAAATTAAAGAGGTGGAATGTTATAGAATAGATTGTTTAGAGTTAAACCTCGTATAAATAGTATAAATAGATATATAAAAGTGGCTTCACCTAAATCCTAAAGGTTTGAGCTTCATCCTAATCACTAACACCCCCTGCTGTTTGATCGGGAGGGGAtgattaaactaaaaaaaataagtaaaaagaaAACATAGATAAAAGTAGCGATGGTTGCAGAGCTCTGACGATGGCGACTAACAGTGATTTCTCGTTGGAGAAGAAGTGATACAGTTCCGTTGTAGAAGAAGAGAGAGTCGGTGGCAACGGTGATGGTCATGGAGTCGGCAGTAGAGGAGTCCAAAGAAAGCAGCGATAGGGAAAAGGGTTCGAGTTGCAGCGGATGGAGTTGATTCTTGCGAGATCGGCGACTCCAGTGTTGATAGATGGAGAGGGAGACGATTGTAGATCAGAGGTTGCTCGGAAGATAATGTCATCAGAGGGAGACAGTGACAACATCAGAAGAGGCGGACTCGGAAAAAGAGATTCGAAGAAGAAGAGGTTATCTGAGGAGGCAGAACGGGGCAGTAAAAGAAGTCGATGAAGGAGTTATCGTTTGGTATCAGCGGCTGtattattatttagaaggagaaagaagaaagaaaaaaatatttaagtATAACGAAGGCACCTCCAACGACTATAAGAGAAGGTCGTCGGAGGTGGAAAGCAACGGTTGTGGGTTATTGTCAACAATAAGGTTTTAACttagagctctgataccatgtatgTTATAGAATAAATCATTTAATTAATAGTGAAGGTTAAACCTCATATAAATAGATATACAAAAATGGTTTAACCTAAACCTTAAAGGGCTTGAGCCTAAACCCTTATCACTAATAGAAAATTAGATATGGAATGTCAATATCACTTCATTTTTTCTAGAGTTCCCCCGTTGTTGAAAAATGTAACTAATATAGAAGcaacttattaattaattatgattttttttcaatagTTCTACCATGCAAAAAAGATAATTAACATAAATCCtaatgaacttttagaataatgaTATAACTATACAGTTTGAGCGAGAGATTGTGCTTCGTGCATTAATGTTGCACTAGATTGTTGGTCATGTGGATAACACTAATGTTATTGTAGTAGACAAGAGTAACAGTGCTCATGCTCGGTGGAAAGTGAATCTCTCAAAGAAGATTGTATAGCTATAAAATGCATGACATGTACAATAATATGACATATAGACTAATACATCTGATGCGCACATATTATATCTATctggttttaaatttataacctaacgaacTTAACTATAGCTAGAATGCACCTAGGCAATGTACCTAGTCGAATTGTAGAATAATTTAGGTAAGTCGGATGTCGATCATAGGAAatggtatttaattaataaaataactattAAAAACGAAACTAAGAAAAACAACTAAAATAAAGgtttttttatctgattttacaagttcagaaaaacttaaattaaaataaGAAACTAATTACTAAAGTAAACAACTAGAAAGACGATTTTAAATCAAGAATAAAGGATACTTTCGTTTATCTTTGAACCCCTCATGTTtcatatggttgatttcaagataATGGATTAATTCTGTTAGTTACCAAATACTAGTTACTATTCATCATAGTCAGACTACTTAGCATAAGTTAATTTAACAACTTTAACCCTAATGATCATGCAAGTTAAGGAtactaaattgattttaaaggtaacttGGACTCTGAATGATAGAATCTACAAACTATTATTCTCTGGTCAAGTCTAGTAATCAAGcaaatattatgatcaaatagTGCTCTCTAACACAGTTAAGCAACTAACTTATCACCTACACTAGGATATGATCAATCTCTAGCTCTAGTaatttaatggtcataaacaactaggtaaatcGATTTTCATGTAATTAACTGCAGTTTAACTACATAAAACTTGAGACTAGGCAATAAAGATAGAAACTTTTATaagttaggtttagatttatcaaacaatatttaaagcaaAACAAACTTCACCAATCCATCAAACAATACATCAACACATAGTATTTAGGAGTTCATCTAATCTAAACGAAAGCAAGGGTTTTTAGCCCATAATCATAGTTGATGAACACGTAAACAAAAGGTAAACTAAGCTAAACATCATTAAACTAAGCAAACCGAATTTGTAGATGTGAATTCTTGCTCCAATCGACTTCCTAGTTTCAAAATCGACCCCAAAGGGTTCTTAGAAGGGTTTTTGTCACAATACTTCTCCAGAAAGTCATCTCCAAGTCCCCAAATTCGTCCTAAtggccaccacgtcgtggtaatgACACTTCGTCGTGGTACTCGAGTTTATCCCGTATTCTCCAAGTTAGCGTCAAGAATTGCGAAGATTCAATTCACCACGTCACGGTTATcgagaatcaacattttctcaaaacatgaaagtcgtaCGAAATGTTGTCTAGTTTTTAGATCATTTTGAATCGCCTTAATtggagttacgagtcatgagatattACCAAAATACTAAAGAGTGGTCAAACTATCCAGCAACATTCTTTAGTGTCTTCTACTTGCCTAAGCTCACATTTTACTGCTTCCAGCTTCCATATTGCTTCCGATCATGTCTTTTATGCTACATAACAgatattaaacataataagtacATTTTGTTCTATAATAAGCATAATTATAGCTAAAAGtattaagatatgatgtaaaatatatatgtagatatgcacatatcaataacCTTGCAGTTTGAGCGATAGGTTGTGCTTTGTGCATCGATGTTGTAATGTATTGTTGGTCATGTCAATAACACTAATGTTATTGCAGCGGACAAGAGTAACAGTGCTCAACGAAAAGTGTATagtatatggtattttagggaactcactaagcttcgtgggcggggcccgaggttatgtatggtatatggtattttagagaactcactaagcttcgtgtgtACGGTTGGTGGTTtaacattttcaggtacttcaagttTCAAAGGGAATGGTTCGGCTTAACTACTAACATCCCCTGATGGCTTTTCCGTACTAATTATAttgttttactctgatgtttagaAAATATTGTTCACTCTAATTGGTTTTGGAACAAGTGGTTTTATGGAATCAAttgtttaaaatgaaaatttttgttggtattttgggacgttacaagttggtattagatcattggtttgagggatttgggcacactcttgggtgtgtctgaactcaaactaaggaattggtaatcCTTTTGAAAAAAAGtaagttttctaaaaagattttataaatagtgatgagttttggtcctaagaacatcctatgtgctcatacaaaccctaatgcttggatctaggtttctctattgtacatgcaagttatccaagactataaaccctaattctagcatacaagtaatcatattaacataagaatgggtttaaatcataccttgattattatgtagcaataacaatctcaattcctccttgtattgactttagaaagcttagagtcacaaatgtcactcctctaatggttcacaaacaccaagagcaagaggataaagaggagagaggatggaggctgccctaaaacgtgtgaaaccctagaaggatgtttttccacgtttttgggtcataagggatgtatatatagttaggctattagggttatctaacaaggaaaccctaaattggatgcttaagccctaagcaacccatggacccctttccttaaggcctttgacgatttcttatgggcttccccatagaattcgtccactccttaatataaggcaatccatagcccaaattgcaattatcttataattacaattccagtcccttaagtttaattaatctcttttagtcacaaaactaattagtaattaattaaacaatatgatttctcctttaatatattattctcataatatattaataaatcatatttaatcctttctctccataattcatcctatcaggttgctttggtgaaagcaacccaaaaggaccatgcaccatcgagtcaagtacataccaaaatagttatggacttagacactaatccaacagtctcccacttggataagtctaataactattatgcgtatgacttcagatcctgatctgcaatcgtagctttccaaagccgctgtcaactctgatcctatcagatatgcgtgtcctttagataagggatcatatattcctccattctagatatcgtatgagacatgatttcaaatcattctctttgtactatttctcgaattccgatttataacgactgactaattgaacaaatcaaattagccctagcccggccaagcatttacgtttgccatcactaaatcatcgaggggcccaaagatatcgcttttatcctactttgtataaaaggaac encodes:
- the LOC111889743 gene encoding uncharacterized protein LOC111889743, producing MDPTIEEALRAKENAEKLFTVKDFTGAKQFALRAQSLCPQLEGIAQMVATFEIYAATETKINREIDFYSIFGLDPSADKSVLKKRYKKMAVLLHPDKNKTVGADEAFKLVSEAWAVLSDNVKRHAYDLKRNKHLLASLHSSVNNTTTLDTFWTVCTSCRVQYEYLRKYVNKRLSCKNCRGVFVAVETGTAPVTYTPWSYSSENGYATTYVPSTSVCFGNGYEYNGNVSFQWNGNGYSDPNPNPNTNGLPSKSIGKSKGNEKQQTRGNETKLGRPPKKRKIETGDGPRNGIGETGIRDSECGDIPTRQYSFAPAFDARKMLIEKARTVIRDKLKEMKLESGLKTEKNGKTLKKSNSIPVPVPIPITVPDPDFHDFDMDRSEEVFKPKQIWAIYDEEDGMPRLYCIIRQVISVKPFQVHITYLNSKPEPESANSGISKSCGSFRVSHSDIVDQVNIFSHLLGREKTGRGGCITVYPKRGDVWAVYRNWSRKTAKARRQYEMVEVVDDYSDKVGVCVTPLVKLQGYKTVYQRGPTKNLISKKEMMKFSHQVPACLLKGQALNLPDGCWDLDPAATPEQLLKAAMEVVEEEEGKRGGCFGNLV